Proteins found in one Bactrocera dorsalis isolate Fly_Bdor unplaced genomic scaffold, ASM2337382v1 BdCtg339, whole genome shotgun sequence genomic segment:
- the LOC105226930 gene encoding RRP12-like protein, giving the protein MGKFRSKLKRHTKGKTWSKGQSSTSNPDQMKHRMKAKSRFFQPNLSLAPPEANSDPTTLTLDAVMKHDQRLAYNAETTTVNDVAGSLKSFSLHDDGLEDESMSESQQGTFKTFKTFASNYSACSNMSFKRLLVGFRASSDLHKEMLAILTALTEVIRERGGTESSTEYFILLMEQIEASTEDNDIIAGISLLSMGIKSVPATVLRKRFGETAQTFLTCLQRFIESTNQTIIKYIIGCLSVLLCAQDYNTWTYSSTWQYIDAILSFTIHSKPKVRKAAQHAIVSILHGSSFMRAPKGEDAEKDISEEQPKVKSHPASNRITKFCLNQFKPEVLTNSQTTVLHTLTLLKDILSGLKTEDIRAVCESLLSIMTAANVLIRTNCFQALHALFASRTTNLNGPLCAKLLAAIHEYRPDRADIRQTVAWVTVLKEGHIHLALLDLNLCMNALPRFVDICATDLWMSERAEIISSVSNCLKELLYECVKPACETAEQAEVHRISIMRIIASLEKALNAPFGEMAKHVILVFSIVFEVCGKHYSKELSRSLLTLSKRYDTQSAMRVQIEHTIIAAIQSMGPENALKTIPLTNSKGEVLLERSWLLPLLRQGAKGATFKFFKEFVLPLALDCNNKWHQHAQDQQKSMSHTYELLCCQLWGLFPGFCREPADPENLRLIAPTLGNALDNNPEFRAPIFDGLTELIANEESAAIKEALAKYSKNFLPRLFNIYAQKPNTTYEADLRKKTLDVVKLYLTRTPEDVLKELFETAKTQLSNTAVGTFEYDSIFDINAALLLFQTSEIIRVFFEEFIVPVLKNEKSKLVAKDEQKLKKQQRRTYELLRDILTSEAASCQKFARKNSIALQKLLLDAFATSCAVCQAARLRCLKIIIENRKSLTVNDKIVMKTIPEAVISYKEFSTRKENVSEELITFLVNLYQEAGKLNDFVDILTAGFAGDESLITNTILAFRTVVQQQGKNLTINTLEFIMEQILVFLVQKTRSLAEASVAFLITFIKVMPSPLVANHLQTIMKALSAMAKDTKRYCRIQIGYLLKKLCKRFTAEELIKFVPGDDEVTHRRLKKIRKQMRRESRQQLNEKDKKDEEESEDEFVAGLEKKSVTIDDILADSDSDLPEDMDTDDDEGNKAEKKSKKRASTFIREDPEDIVDLADIKSVGNVLTNRPDENANAAGSTKTKNKDPNRGFKTAEDGRLIISDKALRGVGGDESSSDGSDDDEDDEDEGVEVKKAPKRGMEVDSSDEEEMPATSRKRKATDAASMRSGKTSASKYVAGGKGIHRPLGAASDAISMKSGYSSKTAKSGKSAAASAYAGSDYTTKKAKGDMKKKGKLDPFAYIPLTRNTLNKRKRAKHAGTFKNIVNGARKGALKGVKQRVAKAYK; this is encoded by the exons ATGGGAAAATTTCGTTCTAAACTAAAGCGCCATACTAAAGGCAAAACATGGAGCAAAGGGCAGTCGTCTACTTCAAATCCTGACCAAATGAAGCATCGTATGAAAGCCAAGTCGCGCTTCTTTCAGCCCAATTTGAGTTTAG CTCCACCAGAAGCGAATTCTGATCCGACTACACTCACACTGGACGCTGTCATGAAACACGATCAACGCTTGGCTTACAACGCTGAAACGACTACAGTCAATGATGTTGCCGGCAGTCTGAAATCGTTCAGCCTGCATGACGATGGACTCGAAGATGAAAGCATGTCGGAATCACAACAGGGcacttttaaaactttcaaaacattCGCTTCGAACTATAGCGCCTGCAGCAACATGAGTTTTAAACGTCTGCTAGTTGGCTTCCGTGCATCGTCCGATTTGCATAAAGAAATGTTAGCCATACTAACAGCACTTACCGAAGTGATACGCGAACGTGGTGGCACCGAGTCGTCAACAGAGTATTTTATCTTACTTATGGAACAGATTGAGGCCAGCACGGAAGACAATGACATTATTGCTGGTATTTCTTTGTTGTCAATGGGCATTAAGTCAGTGCCGGCGACGGTGCTACGTAAGCGTTTTGGAGAGACAGCACAAACCTTTTTAACGTGTCTGCAACGTTTTATAGAGTCTACAAATCAgactataattaaatat ataATTGGTTGTTTGTCGGTGTTGCTCTGTGCACAGGACTACAACACTTGGACTTACTCCTCAACTTGGCAGTATATTGATGCTATACTTTCGTTTACCATACACTCGAAGCCAAAG GTGCGCAAAGCCGCTCAACATGCTATTGTATCCATCCTACACGGTAGCTCCTTTATGCGCGCTCCCAAAGGCGAAGATGCTGAGAAGGACATCAGTGAGGAGCAACCGAAAGTGAAAAGCCATCCGGCCAGCAATCGCATAACGAAATTCTGTTTAAATCAATTCAAACCCGAAGTTCTGACCAACTCACAAACAACCGTATTGCATACACTAACACTACTCAAAGACATTTTGAGTGGCCTTAAAACCGaggacatacgtgcggtatgtGAAAGCCTTCTCTCCATAATGACCGCTGCAAACGTGCTCATACGCACCAACTGCTTCCAAGCGCTGCATGCGCTCTTCGCCTCGCGTACGACAAATTTGAATGGCCCATTATGCGCCAAACTCTTGGCTGCCATACACGAATATCGTCCTGATCGCGCTGACATACGTCAAACCGTAGCTTGGGTGACGGTGCTCAAAGAAGGTCACATACATTTGGCGCTGTTGGACTTGAATTTGTGCATGAATGCGTTGCCGCGTTTCGTCGACATCTGCGCCACGGATTTATGGATGTCGGAGCGCGCTGAAATAATCAGCAGTGTCTCGAATTGTTTAAAGGAGCTGCTATACGAATGTGTGAAGCCGGCTTGTGAGACGGCTGAGCAGGCGGAAGTTCATCGCATTTCGATTATGCGCATTATCGCGTCGCTCGAGAAAGCGCTGAATGCGCCATTCGGTGAAATGGCCAAACACGTGATTCTAGTATTTTCCATCGTTTTCGAAGTTTGTGGCAAGCACTACAG CAAGGAACTGTCGCGCTCACTTTTGACCCTGTCGAAACGTTATGACACACAAAGCGCGATGCGCGTACAAATCGAACACACCATCATTGCCGCCATACAATCGATGGGTCCGGAGAATGCGCTGAAGACAATACCGTTAACAAACAGCAAAGGCGAAGTTTTATTGGAACGTTCCTGGTTGCTGCCGCTGTTGCGTCAAGGTGCCAAAGGCGCCACTTTTAAATTCTTCAAAGAATTCGTTTTGCCGCTAGCTTTggattgcaacaacaaatggcaTCAACATGCGCAAGACCAACAAAAGTCCATGTCACATACATACGAGCTATTGTGTTGTCAGCTGTGGGGTCTATTCCCAGGCTTTTGTCGCGAGCCCGCAGATCCGGAGAACTTACGCTTGATtgcgcccactttgggaaatgCGCTGGATAATAATCCAGAGTTTCGTGCACCCATCTTCGATGGCTTAACCGAGTTGATAGCGAACGAGGAGAGCGCTGCAATCAAAGAAGCTTTGGCAAAATACTCCAAAAATTTCTTACCACGTCTCTTCAACATTTACGCACAGAAACCAAACACCACATACGAGGCGGATCTGCGCAAAAAGACATTGGACGTCGTAAAG CTCTATCTAACACGCACGCCGGAGGATGTGCTTAAGGAGCTTTTCGAGACTGCCAAAACACAACTGTCCAACACGGCCGTCGGCACCTTCGAATACGATTCGATTTTCGACATCAACGCCGCCTTGCTGCTCTTCCAAACCAGCGAAATTATACGTGTGTTCTTCGAGGAGTTCATAGTGCCCGTGCTGAAGAACGAAAAGTCCAAGCTGGTCGCCAAAGAtgagcaaaaattgaaaaagcaaCAGCGCAGAACATATGA actCCTGCGTGATATACTCACTTCTGAGGCAGCTTCGTGTCAGAAATTCGCACGCAAAAATAGCATAGCCCTACAGAAACTGCTGCTGGATGCTTTTGCCACAAGTTGTGCTGTGTGCCAGGCCGCCCGTTTGAG ATGcctgaaaattattattgaaaaccGCAAATCTCTAACTGTGAATGACAAAATTGTTATGAAAACCATACCGGAAGCTGTGATCTCATACAAGGAGTTTTCTACGCGCAAGGAAAATGTCTCCGAAGAACTCATTACATTCTTGGTGAATTTGTATCAG GAGGCTGGCAAATTGAATGATTTCGTCGATATATTGACAGCCGGTTTTGCCGGCGATGAGTCGCTCATCACCAACACCATATTAGCTTTCCGCACTGTGGTCCAACAGCAGGGCAAAAATCTAACAATTAACACACTCGAATTCATAATGGAGCAGATACTAGTGTTTCTCGTGCAGAAGACACGCTCACTGGCCGAGGCGTCGGTCGCCTTTCTGATAACATTCATCAAAGTAATGCCCTCACCGCTGGTTGCCAACCATTTGCAAACGATT ATGAAAGCACTGTCCGCCATGGCGAAGGACACAAAACGTTATTGCCGCATACAAATCGGTTATTTGTTGAAAAAGCTTTGCAAGCGCTTCACAGCCGAGGAGCTGATCAAGTTCGTGCCCGGCGATGATGAGGTGACACATCGGCGTCTGAAGAAGATACGCAAGCAAATGCGACGTGAGAGCAGGCAGCAGCTGAACGAAAAGGATAAGAAGGACGAAGAGGAGTCAGAGGACGAATTCGTTGCTGGGCTGGAAAAGAAGAGTGTGAC CATTGATGACATTTTGGCCGACTCCGATTCCGATTTGCCCGAAGACATGGATACAGACGACGACGAGGGCAATAAGGCTGAAAAGAAGAGCAAGAAGCGCGCCAGCACTTTTATACGCGAAGATCCGGAGGACATTGTGGATTTGGCTGATATTAAGTCGGTCGGAAATGTGTTGA CAAATCGTCCCGATGAGAATGCAAACGCTGCAGGCAGCACCAAAACAAAGAATAAGGATCCCAACCGTGGCTTCAAAACCGCCGAAGACGGAAGACTGATTATAAGCGATAAAGCATTGCGTGGCGTTGGTGGCGACGAGAGCAGCAGCGATGGCAGTGATGATGATGAGGATGACGAAGACGAAGGTGTCGAGGTGAAGAAAGCGCCTAAGCGTGGCATGGAGGTGGACTCAAGTGATG AAGAAGAAATGCCTGCCACAAGCCGTAAACGTAAAGCTACAGACGCTGCCAGTATGCGTTCGGGCAAAACATCAGCCTCCAAATATGTGGCCGGTGGTAAGGGTATACATCGTCCCTTGGGCGCGGCCAGTGATGCGATATCCATGAAATCCGGTTACTCGTCGAAAACAGCTAAATCTGGAAAGTCTGCAGCCGCCTCCGCGTACGCTGGCAGCGACTACACGACTAAGAAAGCCAAGGGCGATATGAAGAAGAAGGGCAAACTCGATCCATTCGCGTACATACCGCTCACTAGAAACACGCTAAACAAACG aAAACGCGCAAAACATGCAGGCACGTTTAAGAACATAGTGAACGGCGCACGCAAAGGCGCGCTGAAAGGTGTCAAACAAAGAGTCGCCAAGgcttacaaataa
- the LOC105226931 gene encoding transport and Golgi organization protein 2 isoform X2: MCVIFFYVNSNPTPGGYKLILASNRDEYFARDTQDAAKWANAEHVYGGIDLEPGREGGTWLAIGGHGGVFKIGALLNLTGEPKPRNAVGRGMIVSNFVSSTDNCNIKTYNAELLADCTKYSAFNFVSIEIGDSKRPAAITLLSNSPPSLEHFVDGKCYGFGNSLDAVPFQKVIHGRQRFQNIVENFNKKLSNVPLENAQNLQNELVTNLKNLLKCKQKFWPDAELKRRAPNWGEHLSALNVNVPLADYGSRTHTVILIDEHNKMHFYEETMAGLNPEGEWRQTHIEKQFFQKS; encoded by the exons atgtgtGTGATATTTTTTTACGTGAACTCAAATCCAACCCCCGGCGGTTATAAGCTTATTCTAGCTTCAAATCGGGATGAATATTTCGCCAGAGATACTCAAGATGCAGCAAAGTGGGCTAATGCCGAGCATGTTTATGGAG GCATTGACCTCGAACCTGGACGTGAAGGTGGTACTTGGCTAGCTATTGGTGGTCATGGTGGTGTATTTAAAATAGGTGCATTGCTCAATTTGACTGGCGAACCAAAACCTAGGAATGCTGTGG gCCGTGGCATGATCGTCTCAAATTTTGTCTCTTCCACGgataattgcaatataaaaacttACAACGCTGAACTATTGGCCGATTGCACCAAGTACAGCGCTTTCAATTTTGTGTCAATCGAAATTGG CGATTCGAAAAGACCCGCTGCAATAACGTTGTTAAGCAATTCGCCGCCCTCTTTGGAGCATTTTGTTGATGGTAAATGTTATGGCTTTGGCAACAGTTTGGATGCCGTACCTTTTCAGAAAGTCATACACGGACGTCAACGTTTCCAAAACATTGTTGAGAATTTCAACAAGAAGCTGTCAAACGTTCCGTTGGAAAATGCGCAAAATCTACAAAATGAATTAGTgacaaatttaaagaatttattaaAGTGTAAACAAAAGTTTTGGCCAGATGCGGAATTGAAACGACGCGCGCCCAATTGGGGCGAACACTTGAGTGCGTTAAATGTGAATGTGCCGTTAGCGGACTACGGCAGCCGCACACACACCGTTATACTGATTGATGAGCATAATAAAATGCATTTCTACGAGGAAACAATGGCCGGACTAAATCCCGAGGGTGAATGGCGACAAACACATATCGAAAAACAGTTCTTTCAAAAATCTTAA
- the LOC105226931 gene encoding transport and Golgi organization protein 2 isoform X1 yields MCVIFFYVNSNPTPGGYKLILASNRDEYFARDTQDAAKWANAEHVYGGIDLEPGREGGTWLAIGGHGGVFKIGALLNLTGEPKPRNAVATHHNIMHFNYDNNKADTTGNNTPTDNKPLPLLNNENFLLGRGMIVSNFVSSTDNCNIKTYNAELLADCTKYSAFNFVSIEIGDSKRPAAITLLSNSPPSLEHFVDGKCYGFGNSLDAVPFQKVIHGRQRFQNIVENFNKKLSNVPLENAQNLQNELVTNLKNLLKCKQKFWPDAELKRRAPNWGEHLSALNVNVPLADYGSRTHTVILIDEHNKMHFYEETMAGLNPEGEWRQTHIEKQFFQKS; encoded by the exons atgtgtGTGATATTTTTTTACGTGAACTCAAATCCAACCCCCGGCGGTTATAAGCTTATTCTAGCTTCAAATCGGGATGAATATTTCGCCAGAGATACTCAAGATGCAGCAAAGTGGGCTAATGCCGAGCATGTTTATGGAG GCATTGACCTCGAACCTGGACGTGAAGGTGGTACTTGGCTAGCTATTGGTGGTCATGGTGGTGTATTTAAAATAGGTGCATTGCTCAATTTGACTGGCGAACCAAAACCTAGGAATGCTGTGG CTACACACCATAACATAATGCACTTCAATTATGACAACAATAAGGCTGATACAACAGGGAACAACACTCCTACAGACAACAAACCATTACCACTACTgaacaatgaaaattttttgttaggCCGTGGCATGATCGTCTCAAATTTTGTCTCTTCCACGgataattgcaatataaaaacttACAACGCTGAACTATTGGCCGATTGCACCAAGTACAGCGCTTTCAATTTTGTGTCAATCGAAATTGG CGATTCGAAAAGACCCGCTGCAATAACGTTGTTAAGCAATTCGCCGCCCTCTTTGGAGCATTTTGTTGATGGTAAATGTTATGGCTTTGGCAACAGTTTGGATGCCGTACCTTTTCAGAAAGTCATACACGGACGTCAACGTTTCCAAAACATTGTTGAGAATTTCAACAAGAAGCTGTCAAACGTTCCGTTGGAAAATGCGCAAAATCTACAAAATGAATTAGTgacaaatttaaagaatttattaaAGTGTAAACAAAAGTTTTGGCCAGATGCGGAATTGAAACGACGCGCGCCCAATTGGGGCGAACACTTGAGTGCGTTAAATGTGAATGTGCCGTTAGCGGACTACGGCAGCCGCACACACACCGTTATACTGATTGATGAGCATAATAAAATGCATTTCTACGAGGAAACAATGGCCGGACTAAATCCCGAGGGTGAATGGCGACAAACACATATCGAAAAACAGTTCTTTCAAAAATCTTAA